From a single Brassica rapa cultivar Chiifu-401-42 chromosome A01, CAAS_Brap_v3.01, whole genome shotgun sequence genomic region:
- the LOC117126995 gene encoding uncharacterized protein LOC117126995: MKKLVSAVAQFWWSPGGNKRGMHWKSWDKLCSSKDDGGLGFKDLTDFNTAMLGKQFWRLMDKPNTLFSRVFKGRYFRNASPLEPIRSYSSSYGWRSIVSARSLVIRALVDPQDVKIIQSIPISRSHLEDRNGWHFTNNGKYTVKSGYEVERVYPDREIMPPQFGPSITPLKAFCWKLRCPPKLKHFLWQLLTGCIAVKKNLRSRGMQGDTVCDRCGAPEESANHVFFECPPTVQVWALSRIPMNPDIFPTQSLFTNMDHLFWRVSPEMEDHSFAWILWYIWKGRNNKVFSNLDMDPRDTLKLAETESLLWVEAQNSQTQDMERTQIHVSSIITSIPGRWCFTDGSWKNEDSFSGQGWYSTLEGYDGLMGARNTRASQSPLHSEIEALIWAMECMRNLRQAWVTFATDSAQLVKMVSEPEEWPAFASYLEDIKVLKRSFNSSEIIHIPRTQNSKADSLARSARKQPSFVVHMDAELPEWFAEST; the protein is encoded by the exons ATGAAGAAATTAGTTAGTGCTGTagcacaattctggtggagtccAGGGGGTAACAAGAgaggtatgcattggaaatcatgggacaaaCTGTGTAGCTCTAAGGACGATGGAGGTTTGGGATTCAAAGATCTCACAGATTTTAATACAGCTATGCTTGGGAAACAATTTTGGAGATTAATGGACAAACCGAATACTTTATTTTCTCGTGTATTCAAAGGGAGATATttcaggaatgcttcacccctggaacccATTAGATCATACTCGTCATCTTATGGTTGGCGTAGTATTgtctctgctagatctctg GTTATTCGGGCTCTAGTGGATCCGCAAGATGtgaaaattattcaaagtaTTCCTATCAGTAGATCTCATCTAGAAGACcggaatggatggcattttacaAACAATGGTAaatacacggttaaatctggCTATGAAGTGGAACGAGTATATCCGGATAGAGAAATAATGCCACCCCAGTTTGGCCCTTCGATAACACCTTTGAAGGCGTTTTGTTGGAAGTTACGCTGCCCACCCAAGTTGAAACATTTTTTATGGCAACTATTGACGGGATGTATAGCGGTTAAGAAAAATTTGAGGTCAAGAGGAATGCAAGGAGATACTGTTTGTGACCGATGTGGTGCTCCCGAGGAATCAGCtaatcatgtgttttttgaatgtccaccgACAGTTCAGGTCTGGGCACTTTCACGGATCCCGATGAATCCAGATATTTTTCCCACTCAATCTTTGTTTACCAATATGGATCATTTATTTTGGAGAGTTTCTCCTGAAATGGAGGATCATTCATTTGCTTGGATTCtctggtatatatggaaaggtaGAAACAACAAAGTTTTTAGCAATTTGGATATGGACCCGAGAGATACTCTCAAACTGGCAGAAACGGAATCGTTACTTTGGGTGGAAGCACAAAATTCTCAGACTCAAGACATGGAACGCACCCAAATTCATGTATCTTCGATAATAACGAGTATACCAggtagatggtgttttacagacGGATCTTGGAAAAATGAGGATAGTTTTTCAGGACAAGGATGGTATAGTACCCTGGAAGGCTACGATGGACTAATGGGAGCAAGGAACACGAGAGCGAGTCAGTCGCCACTACACTCAGAGATAGAGGCCCTtatatgggcaatggaatgtatgaggaatctTAGACAAGCATGGGTTACTTTTGCAACGGATAGTGctcagttggtgaagatggtgtcggAACCAGAAGAGTGGCCAGCCTTTGCAAGCTATTTGGAAGACATAAAAGTTTTAAAGAGGAGTTTCAACAGCTCAGAGATCATTCATATACCACGGACACAGAACTCAAAGGCGGACAGTCTCGCACGCAGTGCAAGAAAGCAACCGTCGTTTGTCGTCCATATGGATGCAGAGCTACCGGAATGGTTCGCAGAGTCTACATGA
- the LOC103836353 gene encoding uncharacterized protein LOC103836353, giving the protein MAEKLYKAIKAMSIEDDEVPLTLPDEPRFRVFDENEISILGRLLNPECQSMSRMIEYMPTAWRVYGRVRGIALSRDRFQFVFEREEDLQTVLNDRPWSYNHWVMALEKWTANPPEDFLKTMDIWIRIRHIPVNFFTTDTMFRLASEVGTVDTIAYDPKVSHTKDYIRARVCFNLDNPAKATRKLDLKSGGTVTIEFEYEKIHKRCFHCLRLTHEKIRCPLLRGRNSKDKQIAEPSDHQPNLAVPPPKPMLITEGPPGFPPLFPELSKQDLKMAMLYISHADETERRARIERVRQGIADSAAEASVRLTKITNELDKGKGHVYSYMENTVAVHNQGSSRFNVLSDRQLPSQSDDEADSSATNTSSASASQVFPTGFQLGPSSGGRVSGNINGSKTQRKRPPSWKRKARANSSEGSPLSPSQPSSQAKRKSSPPPTSTENKTARTTDTTVASVLKPLPPQ; this is encoded by the coding sequence ATGGCTGAGAAACTCTACAAAGCAATTAAGGCTATGTCGATTGAAGATGATGAAGTTCCTCTCACACTTCCCGACGAGCCTAGGTTTCGTGTTTTTGATGAAAACGAGATTAGTATTTTGGGTCGGTTGTTAAACCCGGAATGTCAATCTATGTCTCGAATGATTGAGTATATGCCAACGGCATGGAGGGTTTATGGTCGTGTTCGAGGGATCGCTCTCTCAAGAGATAGGTTCCAGTTTGTatttgagagagaagaagatCTGCAAACGGTTCTTAATGATCGTCCTTGGTCCTACAATCACTGGGTGATGGCTTTAGAGAAATGGACAGCTAACCCTCCCGAAGATTTCCTCAAGACAATGGATATATGGATACGAATCAGGCATATTCCGGTGAACTTCTTCACAACGGATACTATGTTTCGTCTCGCTTCTGAGGTGGGTACAGTGGATACAATTGCCTATGATCCGAAGGTATCGCATACTAAGGATTATATTAGAGCTAGAGTCTGTTTCAACTTGGACAATCCGGCTAAAGCTACTAGGAAGCTGGATCTTAAGTCTGGTGGAACAGTGACCATTGAATTCGAGTACGAAAAGATCCACAAACGATGCTTTCATTGTCTTCGTCTCACGCATGAGAAGATAAGGTGTCCTCTACTTCGTGGAAGGAATTCTAAAGACAAGCAGATAGCAGAGCCAAGTGATCACCAGCCGAACCTCGCTGTGCCTCCTCCGAAACCTATGCTGATAACAGAAGGTCCTCCTGGGTTCCCTCCTCTGTTTCCTGAGCTCTCGAAGCAAGATCTAAAAATGGCTATGTTGTATATCTCTCATGCTGATGAGACGGAACGCAGAGCTAGGATTGAAAGGGTCAGGCAAGGTATTGCTGATAGTGCTGCAGAGGCTTCAGTAAGATTAACAAAGATCACTAATGAGTTGGATAAAGGAAAGGGCCATGTCTACTCTTACATGGAGAACACGGTGGCAGTGCATAACCAGGGTTCATCTCGGTTCAATGTTCTTTCTGACAGGCAGTTACCTTCTCAGAGTGATGATGAAGCTGATTCTTCAGCAACAAATACGTCTTCTGCTTCTGCTTCACAAGTGTTTCCCACGGGTTTTCAGCTTGGCCCTTCTTCGGGAGGGCGAGTCTCCGGGAACATAAATGGAAGCAAAACGCAGAGGAAGAGGCCTCCTTCATGGAAGAGGAAAGCCAGAGCCAACAGCTCCGAAGGATCTCCGCTGTCTCCTTCTCAACCCTCCAGCCAGGCAAAGAGAAAATCATCCCCTCCTCCAACCTCCACAGAGAACAAAACCGCAAGAACTACAGACACTACGGTGGCTTCCGTATTGAAGCCGCTGCCTCCCCAATGA